In Raphanus sativus cultivar WK10039 chromosome 5, ASM80110v3, whole genome shotgun sequence, the following proteins share a genomic window:
- the LOC108857392 gene encoding ER lumen protein-retaining receptor B isoform X2, whose product MNIFRLAGDMTHLASVLVLLLKIHTIKSCAGVSLRTQELYAIVFATRYLDIFTSFVSVYNTFMKLVFLGSSFSIVWYMRYHKAVLRTYDREQDTFRHWFLVLPCLVLALLIHEKFTFLEVLWTFSLYLEAVAILPQLVLLQRTRNIDNLTGQYIFLLGGYRGLYILNWIYRYFTEPHFVHWINIALCRLLLLLFP is encoded by the exons ATGAACATTTTCAGATTAGCAGGTGATATGACTCACCTAGCCAGTGTCCTCGTCTTGCTCCTCAAGATCCACACCATCAAATCCTGCGCCG GTGTGTCACTAAGGACGCAAGAACTGTACGCCATTGTGTTCGCGACGCgttatttggatattttcaCGAGCTTCGTGTCTGTCTACAACACCTTCATGAAGCTGGTCTTCTTAGGAAGCTCCTTTTCGATTGTCTGGTACATGAGGTATCACAAGGCTGTCCTCAGGACTTACGACAGGGAGCAGGACACGTTTCGCCACTGGTTCCTTGTCCTTCCTTGCCTTGTCTTGGCTCTTCTCATCCACGAGAAGTTCACCTTTCTTGAGGTGCTCTGGACGTTTTCGCTGTACTTGGAAGCTGTTGCTATATTGCCTCAGCTTGTCTTGCTGCAAAGGACTAGAAATATCGATAACTTGACTGGCCAATACATTTTTCTCCTTGG tgggtACAGGGGATTGTACATCCTAAACTGGATCTACCGTTACTTCACTGAGCCCCACTTTGTTCATTGGATAa ACATTGCTCTATGCCGACTTCTTCTATTATTATTTCCTTAG
- the LOC108862876 gene encoding xyloglucan endotransglucosylase/hydrolase protein 3, with the protein MMHTKIIGVFALALCITMVDARFIRGRGVEKYVTFGQNYVVKWGQGHISTLHSGKQVDLYMDQSSGAGFESKNIYGSGLFQMRIKVPGGNSGGVVTAFYLTSLGSNHDEIDFEFLGNNDGKPITLQTNIFANGEGNREQRFLLWFNPIKHYHTYGILWNPYQIVFYVDNVPIRVYKNEKGVNYPSKPMKVEASLWNGDSWATDGGRTKINYAFSPFIAHFQDFSGLSGCYVDGLSDNVATCGSSNYWWNGGKYQRLRGYEQKIYERFRKKYMNYDYCTDHSQYQSPECY; encoded by the exons ATGATGCATACGAAAATCATTGGTGTTTTTGCATTAGCATTATGTATAACAATGGTTGATGCTAGGTTTATCAGAGGGAGAGGAGTCGAGAAATATGTTACTTTCGGTCAGAACTATGTTGTTAAATGGGGTCAAGGTCATATTTCCACACTTCACTCTGGCAAACAAGTTGATCTCTACATGGATCAGTCTTCAG GTGCCGGGTTCGAATCCAAGAACATTTACGGATCAGGCCTCTTTCAAATGAGAATCAAAGTGCCCGGAGGAAATTCTGGTGGCGTCGTCACCGCTTTTTAT TTGACTTCGTTGGGAAGTAATCACGATGAGATTGACTTCGAGTTCTTAGGCAACAACGATGGAAAACCCATAACGTTACAGACAAATATCTTTGCGAATGGAGAAGGAAACAGAGAACAGAGGTTCTTGCTTTGGTTTAACCCCATCAAACATTACCACACTTATGGGATTCTTTGGAACCCTTACCAAATTGT GTTTTACGTTGACAACGTCCCAATAAGAGTGTACAAGAACGAGAAAGGTGTTAACTATCCATCAAAGCCGATGAAAGTAGAAGCCAGTCTCTGGAACGGTGACTCTTGGGCGACTGATGGCGGTCGGACCAAGATTAACTATGCATTCTCTCCTTTCATCGCCCATTTCCAAGACTTCTCCGGCCTCTCAGGCTGCTACGTAGATGGTCTGAGTGATAACGTTGCCACATGTGGATCTTCCAACTATTGGTGGAATGGAGGCAAATATCAAAGGCTAAGGGGATACGAACAGAAAATCTATGAGCGTTTCAGAAAGAAGTACATGAACTATGACTATTGCACTGATCACTCTCAGTACCAAAGTCCTGAATGTTATTGA
- the LOC108862877 gene encoding RPM1-interacting protein 4, which translates to MAERPNVPKFGNWEDEEDVPYTAYFENANRARAPGGIVVNPNDPENYSDSQSQAPPPPPSITKPEKVEPLRRSLEKMRSTEESELKQISDAGGATKKADNKRQGRASQNNGNEKSPLHKNTYDGIGRSKPKPNLRTDDSPEKVTVVPKFGDWDENNPASADGYTHIFNKVREERSSNVSGGSSRTPPRLRNNPPKTSRCCCFGF; encoded by the exons ATGGCA GAGCGTCCGAATGTTCCCAAATTTGGAAACTGGGAAGACGAAGAGGATGTTCCTTACACAGCTTACTTTGAAAATGCCAATAGAGCTCGAGCTCCCGGCGGCATTGTAGTGAACCCGAACGACCCAGAAAATTACTCTGATTCGCAGTCTcaagctcctcctcctcctccttcaatAACCAAACCTGAGAAAGTTGAACCGCTTAGAAGATCGCTTGAAAAGATGAGAAGCACCGAAGAGAGCGAGTTGAAGCAGATTAGTGATGCTGGCGGTGCAACAAAAAAAGCTGATAACAAAAGACAAGGAAGGGCTTCTCAAAACAATGGTAATGAGAAGTCACCGTTGCATAAGAATACATATGATGGCATTGGAAGATCAAAGCCCAAACCCAACCTTAGAACTGATGATAGC CCTGAAAAGGTGACGGTGGTGCCCAAGTTTGGTGATTGGGATGAGAATAATCCGGCGTCAGCTGATGGGTACACACACATTTTCAACAAAGTCCGTGAAGAGAGGAGCTCTAATGTGAGTGGAGGATCTTCAAGAACTCCGCCTCGCCTCCGCAATAACCCTCCCAAAACTTCCAGA TGTTGCTGCTTTGGcttttga
- the LOC130494858 gene encoding uncharacterized protein LOC130494858, producing the protein MNGQTCLKSICRKTMCLLSSYYEIQKLVYSLGLPSEMIDVCIDNCMIYWGNDEKLEECRFCKKPRFKPQGRGRNRVPYQRMWYLPITDRLKRLYQSEQTAGKMRWHAEHTQTDGEMTHPSDARAWKHFNKVYPEFASNIRNVYLGLCTDGFSPFGMSGRQYSLWPVFLTPYNMPPEMCTQRELLFLTILIPGPKHPKRSLDVFLQPLIKELKYLWSTGVRTYDCSTKTNFTMRTMLLWTISDFPAYGMLSGWTTHGRLACPYCNRATDAFQLKNGRKTSWFDCHRRFLPIGHPYRRNKTLFRHKKVVRDTPPPYLTGEETEKQLDYYGALETVPRGGNWHVPPNMPDSYGVHHNRHKKSIFWELPYWKDLLLRHNLDVMHIEKNFFENIMNTILNVPGKTKDNIKSRLDLPDICSRSELHINSNGQVPVPIFRLSSEKKSVLFNWVASEVKFPDGYVSNLSRCVEKGQKFSGTKSHDCHVFMQRILPFAFAELLPTNVHEALAGIGAFFRDLSTRTLKVEVVEQLQENIPILLCNLEKIFPPGFFDVMEHLDVHLPYEVRANRLTAHYREMCRRFRFFRSGVCSRDSADVPSDASSDGSAGGSSGGSSGSSSDGSS; encoded by the exons atgaatgggcagacttgtttaaagagtatttgccggaagacaatgtgtctgctgagttcttattatgagattcagaaactggtttatagtcttgggttgccttcggagatgatagatgtttgcatcgacaactgcatgatctactggggaaatgatgagaagttagaagaatgtcgattctgcaagaagccacgattcaagccgcaaggacggggacgtaatagggtaccgtaccaaaggatgtggtacctaccaattacagacagattgaaaagattgtaccaatcagagcagactgccggaaagatgagatggcatgccgagcatactcagacggatggtgagatgacacatccatcagatgcaagagcctggaaacattttaacaaagtatatccggaattcgctagcaatatccggaatgtgtatctcggattatgcactgatggatttagtccattcggaatgtcagggagacaatattcattgtggccagtctttcttacgccatacaacaTGCCACCAGAGATGTGCACGCAACGagagttgctattcttgaccatattaatacctggtccaaaacatcctaaaaggtcgctggatgttttcctgcaacctctgataaaagagttgaagtaTTTATGGTCAACTGGGGTgaggacgtatgactgctcaacgaagacgaatttcacgatgcgaacgatgcttttgtggaccataagtgactttcctgcctatgggatgttgtcgggatggactacacatgggagattagcttgtccatattgtaatagagcgacagatgcgtttcaactgaagaatggaaggaagacaagttggttcgattgtcatcgtcgatttcttcccattggccatccgtaccgaagaaacaagacattgtttaggcacaaaaaggttgtgagagacactcctcctccatatttaactggagaagaaactgaaaagcaactcgattactatggagctttggaaacagttcctcgtggtggtaattggcatgtcccccctaatatgcctgattcttacggtgttcatcacaacaggcacaagaagagtatattttgggagttgccatattggaaggatcttcttctgcgccacaacctcgatgtgatgcatatagagaagaatttctttgagaacatcatgaatacaatattgaatgtcccggggaagacaaaagacaacataaaatcgaggttagacttgccggatatttgctcaagaagtgagttacatataaacagcaatgggcaagttcctgttccgatattcagattgtcttcagaaaaaaagtcggtgttgttcaactgggtagcatcagaagtgaaattccccgatgggtatgtttcaaatctgtctagatgcgttgaaaagggtcaaaagttctccgggacgaagagtcatgactgtcatgtctttatgcaacgaatacttccctttgcttttgcagagctacttcctacaaacgtacatgaagcacttgcag gcattggagcatttttcagggatctgagcacccgcactcttaaagtagaagtcgtggaacagcttcaagagaacattcccatcttattgtgcaacttggagaagatatttcctcctgggttttttgacgtcatggagcatCTAGATGTGCACCTcccatatgag gttcgtgCGAACAggcttactgctcactacagagagat gtgccggcggttccgGTTCTTCAgatcaggagtctgttcccgagactcagcaGATGTTCCCTCCgatgcctcctccgatggctcagccggTGGCTCCTCCGGTGGCTCCTCCGGTagctcctccgatggctcctcctga
- the LOC108856621 gene encoding putative E3 ubiquitin-protein ligase XBAT35, which produces MMQMEGGDRLRVTLLDCMETGRSSLPGLTLEAILMADRNGASPQPLPSRNQSNRTLLDVMQREHRHDYSPRDKTAWKSLREKLRLKRNATVWISSNPIPSLNTPVLNRDNNDSHQLGSLLSNSRNEGGQSQPGSAPSGGVTAEGRLQLGAVLAEERALSAREEETPPVTTDMQPARMSLMELLDENEGQMNLVGGGDGEEEDERGAVEETAAAAEISCCVCMVRSKGAAFIPCGHTFCRLCSRELWVQRGNCPLCNTSISEILDLF; this is translated from the coding sequence ATGATGCAAATGGAGGGTGGTGATAGGCTGAGAGTGACGTTACTAGATTGTATGGAGACTGGCCGGAGCTCGTTACCGGGATTGACTCTTGAAGCTATTCTAATGGCCGACAGAAACGGAGCCTCGCCGCAGCCTCTGCCGTCGAGGAACCAATCAAATCGGACACTTCTTGATGTAATGCAGAGAGAGCACCGACACGACTACAGCCCCCGGGACAAGACCGCTTGGAAGTCTCTCCGTGAAAAGCTCCGCCTCAAACGCAATGCTACCGTTTGGATCTCGTCGAATCCTATCCCGAGTTTGAATACCCCTGTCCTTAACCGGGACAATAACGACAGTCACCAGCTCGGTTCTCTCCTCTCCAACTCCAGAAACGAAGGGGGACAATCACAACCGGGGTCTGCTCCCAGCGGCGGAGTAACGGCGGAGGGGAGGTTACAATTAGGAGCGGTGTTGGCGGAGGAGAGAGCTTTGTCAGCGAGGGAAGAGGAAACGCCGCCGGTGACGACAGACATGCAGCCGGCAAGGATGTCGTTGATGGAGTTGTTGGATGAGAACGAAGGGCAAATGAACTTGGTAGGAGGAGGAGacggagaggaagaagatgagagaggaGCGGTGGAGGAGACGGCAGCGGCGGCGGAGATAAGTTGTTGTGTTTGTATGGTAAGAAGCAAAGGAGCTGCGTTTATCCCGTGTGGTCATACGTTCTGCAGGTTGTGTTCGAGAGAGCTTTGGGTTCAAAGAGGAAACTGTCCCCTATGCAACACCTCCATTTCAGAAATTCTTGATCTCTTTTAG
- the LOC108857392 gene encoding ER lumen protein-retaining receptor B isoform X1 has product MNIFRLAGDMTHLASVLVLLLKIHTIKSCAGVSLRTQELYAIVFATRYLDIFTSFVSVYNTFMKLVFLGSSFSIVWYMRYHKAVLRTYDREQDTFRHWFLVLPCLVLALLIHEKFTFLEVLWTFSLYLEAVAILPQLVLLQRTRNIDNLTGQYIFLLGGYRGLYILNWIYRYFTEPHFVHWITWIAGLVQTLLYADFFYYYFLSWKNNKKLQLPA; this is encoded by the exons ATGAACATTTTCAGATTAGCAGGTGATATGACTCACCTAGCCAGTGTCCTCGTCTTGCTCCTCAAGATCCACACCATCAAATCCTGCGCCG GTGTGTCACTAAGGACGCAAGAACTGTACGCCATTGTGTTCGCGACGCgttatttggatattttcaCGAGCTTCGTGTCTGTCTACAACACCTTCATGAAGCTGGTCTTCTTAGGAAGCTCCTTTTCGATTGTCTGGTACATGAGGTATCACAAGGCTGTCCTCAGGACTTACGACAGGGAGCAGGACACGTTTCGCCACTGGTTCCTTGTCCTTCCTTGCCTTGTCTTGGCTCTTCTCATCCACGAGAAGTTCACCTTTCTTGAGGTGCTCTGGACGTTTTCGCTGTACTTGGAAGCTGTTGCTATATTGCCTCAGCTTGTCTTGCTGCAAAGGACTAGAAATATCGATAACTTGACTGGCCAATACATTTTTCTCCTTGG tgggtACAGGGGATTGTACATCCTAAACTGGATCTACCGTTACTTCACTGAGCCCCACTTTGTTCATTGGATAa CCTGGATCGCGGGGCTTGTCCAGACATTGCTCTATGCCGACTTCTTCTATTATTATTTCCTTAG CTGGAAGAATAACAAAAAGCTCCAATTGCCAGCTTAA